From one Peromyscus maniculatus bairdii isolate BWxNUB_F1_BW_parent chromosome 17, HU_Pman_BW_mat_3.1, whole genome shotgun sequence genomic stretch:
- the Upf1 gene encoding regulator of nonsense transcripts 1 isoform X4 has product MSVEAYGPSSQTLTFLDTEEAELLGADTQGSEFEFTDFTLPSQTQTPPGGPGGAGGPGGAGAGGAAGQLDAQVGPEGILQNGAVDDSVAKTSQLLAELNFEEDEEDTYYTKDLPVHACSYCGIHDPACVVYCNTSKKWFCNGRGNTSGSHIVNHLVRAKCKEVTLHKDGPLGETVLECYNCGCRNVFLLGFIPAKADSVVVLLCRQPCASQSSLKDINWDSSQWQPLIQDRCFLSWLVKIPSEQEQLRARQITAQQINKLEELWKENPSATLEDLEKPGVDEEPQHVLLRYEDAYQYQNIFGPLVKLEADYDKKLKESQTQDNITVRWDLGLNKKRIAFFTLPKTDSDMRLMQGDEICLRYKGDLAPLWKGIGHVIKVPDNYGDEIAIELRSSVGAPVEVTHNFQVDFVWKSTSFDRMQSALKTFAVDETSVSGYIYHKLLGHEVEDVVIKCQLPKRFTAQGLPDLNHSQVYAVKTVLQRPLSLIQGPPGTGKTVTSATIVYHLARQGNGPVLVCAPSNIAVDQLTEKIHQTGLKVVRLCAKSREAIDSPVSFLALHNQIRNMDSMPELQKLQQLKDETGELSSADEKRYRALKRTAERELLMNADVICCTCVGAGDPRLAKMQFRSILIDESTQATEPECMVPVVLGAKQLILVGDHCQLGPVVMCKKAAKAGLSQSLFERLVVLGIRPIRLQVQYRMHPALSAFPSNIFYEGSLQNGVTAADRVKKGFDFQWPQPDKPMFFYVTQGQEEIASSGTSYLNRTEAANVEKITTKLLKAGAKPDQIGIITPYEGQRSYLVQYMQFSGSLHTKLYQEVEIASVDAFQGREKDFIILSCVRANEHQGIGFLNDPRRLNVALTRARYGVIIVGNPKALSKQPLWNHLLSYYKEQKALVEGPLNNLRESLMQFSKPRKLVNTVNPGARFMTTAMYDAREAIIPGSVYDRSSQGRPSNMYFQTHDQIGMISAGPSHVAAMNIPIPFNLVMPPMPPPGYFGQANGPAAGRGTPKSKTGRGGRQKNRFGLPGPSQTTLPNSQASQDVASQPFSQGALTQGYVSMSQPSQMSQPGLSQPELSQDSYLGDEFKSQIDVALSQDSTYQGERAYQHGGVTGLSQY; this is encoded by the exons ATGAGCGTGGAGGCGTACGGCCCCAGCTCGCAGACGCTCACCTTCTTGGACACCGAGGAAGCCGAGCTGCTCGGCGCCGACACCCAGGGTTCCGAGTTCGAGTTCACCGACTTCACCCTCCCCAGCCAGACGCAGACGCCCCCCGGCGGCCCCGGAGGCGCGGGAGGCCCGGGCGGAGCGGGCGCAGGCGGCGCGGCGGGCCAGCTCGACGCGCAA GTTGGACCAGAGGGCATCTTGCAGAATGGGGCTGTGGATGACAGTGTGGCCAAGACCAGCCAACTGCTGGCTGAGCTGAACtttgaagaagatgaagaagacacATACTACACCAAGGACCTCCCAGTCCACGCCTGCAG TTACTGTGGAATCCATGATCCTGCCTGCGTGGTTTACTGCAATACCAGCAAGAAGTGGTTCTGCAACGGCCGAGGAAATACTTCTGGCAG CCACATTGTGAATCACCTGGTGAGGGCCAAGTGCAAGGAGGTGACGCTGCACAAGGACGGGCCGCTGGGCGAGACGGTGCTGGAGTGCTACAACTGCGGCTGCCGCAACGTCTTCCTGCTGGGCTTCATCCCTGCCAAGGCCGACTCGGTGGTGGTGCTGCTGTGCAG GCAGCCCTGTGCCAGCCAGAGCAGCCTGAAGGACATCAACTGGGACAGCTCCCAGTGGCAGCCCCTGATCCAGGACCGGTGCTTCCTGTCATGGCTGGTCAAGATTCCCTCGGAGCAGGAGCAGCTTCGGGCACGGCAGATCACGGCACAGCAGATCAACAAGCTGGAGGAGCTGTGGAAG GAAAACCCTTCGGCTACCCTGGAGGACCTGGAGAAGCCAGGTGTGGATGAGGAGCCACAGCACGTGCTCTTGCGGTATGAGGATGCTTACCAGTACCAGAACATCTTCGGGCCCTTGGTCAAGCTAGAGGCTGACTACGACAAGAAGCTGAAGGAGTCACAG ACTCAAGATAACATCACGGTCAGGTGGGACCTGGGCCTTAACAAGAAGAGAATCGCCTTCTTCACTTTGCCCAAGACTGACTCTG ACATGCGGCTCATGCAGGGTGACGAGATCTGTCTGCGGTACAAAGGGGACCTAGCACCCCTGTGGAAGGGGATTGGCCACGTCATCAAGGTCCCTGACA ATTACGGTGATGAGATTGCCATCGAGCTCCGCAGCAGCGTGGGCGCACCCGTGGAGGTGACCCACAACTTCCAGGTGGATTTCGTGTGGAAGTCGACCTCCTTTGATAG GATGCAAAGTGCGCTGAAGACCTTCGCTGTGGACGAGACTTCTGTGTCAGGATACATCTACCATAAGCTGCTGGGCCACGAGGTGGAGGATGTGGTCATCAAGTGCCAGCTGCCAAAGCGGTTCACAGCTCAGGGGCTCCCCGACCTCAACCACTCTCAG GTGTATGCTGTGAAGACCGTGCTGCAGAGACCACTCAGCCTCATCCAGGGCCCTCCAGGCACAGGCAAGACGGTGACGTCGGCCACTATTGTCTACCACCTTGCTCGGCAGGGTAACGG GCCTGTGCTGGTCTGCGCCCCAAGTAACATCGCTGTGGACCAGCTCACAGAGAAGATCCACCAGACAGGCCTGAAGGTCGTACGTCTCTGTGCCAAGAGCCGCGAGGCCATTGACTCCCCAGTGTCCTTCCTGGCTCTCCACAACCAGATCAGGAACATGGACAG CATGCCCGAGCTGCAGAAGCTGCAGCAGCTGAAGGACGAGACGGGTGAGCTGTCGTCTGCAGACGAGAAGCGGTACCGGGCGCTCAAGCGCACAGCGGAGAGAGAGCTGCTCATG AACGCAGATGTCATCTGCTGCActtgtgtgggtgctggtgacCCAAGACTGGCCAAGATGCAGTTCCGTTCCATCCTCATCGATGAGAGCACACAGGCCACCGAGCCTGAGTGCATGGTGCCCGTAGTCCTTGGGGCCAAGCAG CTGATCCTCGTGGGTGACCACTGTCAGCTGGGACCAGTGGTGATGTGCAAGAAGGCAGCCAAGGCCGGACTGTCACAGTCGCTCTTTGAGCGCCTGGTGGTGCTGGGCATCCGGCCCATCCGCCTGCAGGTGCAGTACCGCATGCACCCCGCCCTCAGCGCCTTCCCGTCCAACATCTTCTACGAGGGCTCACTGCAGAATGGCGTCACTGCAG CGGATCGTGTCAAGAAGGGCTTTGACTTCCAGTGGCCACAGCCTGACAAGCCCATGTTCTTCTACGTGACACAGGGCCAGGAGGAGATTGCCAGCTCGGGCACGTCCTACCTCAACAG GACGGAGGCAGCCAACGTGGAGAAGATAACTACAAAGCTGCTGAAGGCGGGCGCCAAGCCTGACCAGATTGGCATCATCACACCGTACGAGGGCCAGCGCTCTTACCTGGTGCAGTACATGCAGTTCAGTGGCTCCCTGCACACCAAGCTCTACCAG GAAGTGGAGATTGCCAGTGTGGACGCCTTCCAGGGCCGGGAGAAGGACTTCATTATCCTGTCCTGTGTGCGTGCCAACGAGCACCAGGGCATCGGGTTCCTGAATGACCCTCGGCGTCTCAATGTGGCCCTCACCAGAGCGAG ATACGGCGTGATCATCGTGGGAAACCCGAAGGCGCTGTCGAAGCAGCCGCTGTGGAACCACCTGCTGAGCTACTATAAGGAGCAGAAGGCGCTGGTGGAGGGGCCGCTGAACAACCTGCGGGAGAGTCTCATGCAGTTCAGCAAGCCCCGCAAGCTCGTCAACACCGTCAACCCG GGGGCCCGCTTCATGACGACAGCCATGTATGATGCCCGGGAGGCCATCATCCCTGGATCCGTCTATGACCGCAGCAGCCAGG GCCGGCCCTCAAACATGTACTTCCAGACCCACGACCAGATTGGCATGATCAGCGCAGGTCCCAGCCACGTGGCCGCCATGAACATCCCCATTCCCTTCAACCTGGTCATGCCTCCCATGCCGCCACCGGGCTACTTTGGACAGGCCAACGGGCCGGCTGCTG GCCGGGGCACCCCAAAAAGCAAGACTGGCCGTGGAGGCCGCCAGAAGAACCGCTTCGGGCTTCCTGGGCCCAGCCAGACCACCCTTCCCaacagccaggccagccaggacgtGGCCTCGCAGCCCTTCTCGCAGGGGGCCCTCACGCAGGGCTACGTGTCCATGAGCCAGCCCTCCCAGATGAGCCAGCCCGGCCTCTCCCAGCCCGAACTGTCCCAG GACAGCTACCTCGGTGATGAGTTTAAGTCACAGATCGACGTGGCCCTCTCGCAAGACTCCACGTACCAGGGAGAGCGGGCATACCAGCACGGCGGGGTCACCGGGCTGTCCCAGTACTAG
- the Upf1 gene encoding regulator of nonsense transcripts 1 isoform X2, translating into MSVEAYGPSSQTLTFLDTEEAELLGADTQGSEFEFTDFTLPSQTQTPPGGPGGAGGPGGAGAGGAAGQLDAQVGPEGILQNGAVDDSVAKTSQLLAELNFEEDEEDTYYTKDLPVHACSYCGIHDPACVVYCNTSKKWFCNGRGNTSGSHIVNHLVRAKCKEVTLHKDGPLGETVLECYNCGCRNVFLLGFIPAKADSVVVLLCRQPCASQSSLKDINWDSSQWQPLIQDRCFLSWLVKIPSEQEQLRARQITAQQINKLEELWKENPSATLEDLEKPGVDEEPQHVLLRYEDAYQYQNIFGPLVKLEADYDKKLKESQTQDNITVRWDLGLNKKRIAFFTLPKTDSGNEDLVIIWLRDMRLMQGDEICLRYKGDLAPLWKGIGHVIKVPDNYGDEIAIELRSSVGAPVEVTHNFQVDFVWKSTSFDRMQSALKTFAVDETSVSGYIYHKLLGHEVEDVVIKCQLPKRFTAQGLPDLNHSQVYAVKTVLQRPLSLIQGPPGTGKTVTSATIVYHLARQGNGPVLVCAPSNIAVDQLTEKIHQTGLKVVRLCAKSREAIDSPVSFLALHNQIRNMDSMPELQKLQQLKDETGELSSADEKRYRALKRTAERELLMNADVICCTCVGAGDPRLAKMQFRSILIDESTQATEPECMVPVVLGAKQLILVGDHCQLGPVVMCKKAAKAGLSQSLFERLVVLGIRPIRLQVQYRMHPALSAFPSNIFYEGSLQNGVTAADRVKKGFDFQWPQPDKPMFFYVTQGQEEIASSGTSYLNRTEAANVEKITTKLLKAGAKPDQIGIITPYEGQRSYLVQYMQFSGSLHTKLYQEVEIASVDAFQGREKDFIILSCVRANEHQGIGFLNDPRRLNVALTRARYGVIIVGNPKALSKQPLWNHLLSYYKEQKALVEGPLNNLRESLMQFSKPRKLVNTVNPGARFMTTAMYDAREAIIPGSVYDRSSQGRPSNMYFQTHDQIGMISAGPSHVAAMNIPIPFNLVMPPMPPPGYFGQANGPAAGRGTPKSKTGRGGRQKNRFGLPGPSQTTLPNSQASQDVASQPFSQGALTQGYVSMSQPSQMSQPGLSQPELSQDSYLGDEFKSQIDVALSQDSTYQGERAYQHGGVTGLSQY; encoded by the exons ATGAGCGTGGAGGCGTACGGCCCCAGCTCGCAGACGCTCACCTTCTTGGACACCGAGGAAGCCGAGCTGCTCGGCGCCGACACCCAGGGTTCCGAGTTCGAGTTCACCGACTTCACCCTCCCCAGCCAGACGCAGACGCCCCCCGGCGGCCCCGGAGGCGCGGGAGGCCCGGGCGGAGCGGGCGCAGGCGGCGCGGCGGGCCAGCTCGACGCGCAA GTTGGACCAGAGGGCATCTTGCAGAATGGGGCTGTGGATGACAGTGTGGCCAAGACCAGCCAACTGCTGGCTGAGCTGAACtttgaagaagatgaagaagacacATACTACACCAAGGACCTCCCAGTCCACGCCTGCAG TTACTGTGGAATCCATGATCCTGCCTGCGTGGTTTACTGCAATACCAGCAAGAAGTGGTTCTGCAACGGCCGAGGAAATACTTCTGGCAG CCACATTGTGAATCACCTGGTGAGGGCCAAGTGCAAGGAGGTGACGCTGCACAAGGACGGGCCGCTGGGCGAGACGGTGCTGGAGTGCTACAACTGCGGCTGCCGCAACGTCTTCCTGCTGGGCTTCATCCCTGCCAAGGCCGACTCGGTGGTGGTGCTGCTGTGCAG GCAGCCCTGTGCCAGCCAGAGCAGCCTGAAGGACATCAACTGGGACAGCTCCCAGTGGCAGCCCCTGATCCAGGACCGGTGCTTCCTGTCATGGCTGGTCAAGATTCCCTCGGAGCAGGAGCAGCTTCGGGCACGGCAGATCACGGCACAGCAGATCAACAAGCTGGAGGAGCTGTGGAAG GAAAACCCTTCGGCTACCCTGGAGGACCTGGAGAAGCCAGGTGTGGATGAGGAGCCACAGCACGTGCTCTTGCGGTATGAGGATGCTTACCAGTACCAGAACATCTTCGGGCCCTTGGTCAAGCTAGAGGCTGACTACGACAAGAAGCTGAAGGAGTCACAG ACTCAAGATAACATCACGGTCAGGTGGGACCTGGGCCTTAACAAGAAGAGAATCGCCTTCTTCACTTTGCCCAAGACTGACTCTGGTAATGAGGATTTAGTCATAATTTGGTTAAGAG ACATGCGGCTCATGCAGGGTGACGAGATCTGTCTGCGGTACAAAGGGGACCTAGCACCCCTGTGGAAGGGGATTGGCCACGTCATCAAGGTCCCTGACA ATTACGGTGATGAGATTGCCATCGAGCTCCGCAGCAGCGTGGGCGCACCCGTGGAGGTGACCCACAACTTCCAGGTGGATTTCGTGTGGAAGTCGACCTCCTTTGATAG GATGCAAAGTGCGCTGAAGACCTTCGCTGTGGACGAGACTTCTGTGTCAGGATACATCTACCATAAGCTGCTGGGCCACGAGGTGGAGGATGTGGTCATCAAGTGCCAGCTGCCAAAGCGGTTCACAGCTCAGGGGCTCCCCGACCTCAACCACTCTCAG GTGTATGCTGTGAAGACCGTGCTGCAGAGACCACTCAGCCTCATCCAGGGCCCTCCAGGCACAGGCAAGACGGTGACGTCGGCCACTATTGTCTACCACCTTGCTCGGCAGGGTAACGG GCCTGTGCTGGTCTGCGCCCCAAGTAACATCGCTGTGGACCAGCTCACAGAGAAGATCCACCAGACAGGCCTGAAGGTCGTACGTCTCTGTGCCAAGAGCCGCGAGGCCATTGACTCCCCAGTGTCCTTCCTGGCTCTCCACAACCAGATCAGGAACATGGACAG CATGCCCGAGCTGCAGAAGCTGCAGCAGCTGAAGGACGAGACGGGTGAGCTGTCGTCTGCAGACGAGAAGCGGTACCGGGCGCTCAAGCGCACAGCGGAGAGAGAGCTGCTCATG AACGCAGATGTCATCTGCTGCActtgtgtgggtgctggtgacCCAAGACTGGCCAAGATGCAGTTCCGTTCCATCCTCATCGATGAGAGCACACAGGCCACCGAGCCTGAGTGCATGGTGCCCGTAGTCCTTGGGGCCAAGCAG CTGATCCTCGTGGGTGACCACTGTCAGCTGGGACCAGTGGTGATGTGCAAGAAGGCAGCCAAGGCCGGACTGTCACAGTCGCTCTTTGAGCGCCTGGTGGTGCTGGGCATCCGGCCCATCCGCCTGCAGGTGCAGTACCGCATGCACCCCGCCCTCAGCGCCTTCCCGTCCAACATCTTCTACGAGGGCTCACTGCAGAATGGCGTCACTGCAG CGGATCGTGTCAAGAAGGGCTTTGACTTCCAGTGGCCACAGCCTGACAAGCCCATGTTCTTCTACGTGACACAGGGCCAGGAGGAGATTGCCAGCTCGGGCACGTCCTACCTCAACAG GACGGAGGCAGCCAACGTGGAGAAGATAACTACAAAGCTGCTGAAGGCGGGCGCCAAGCCTGACCAGATTGGCATCATCACACCGTACGAGGGCCAGCGCTCTTACCTGGTGCAGTACATGCAGTTCAGTGGCTCCCTGCACACCAAGCTCTACCAG GAAGTGGAGATTGCCAGTGTGGACGCCTTCCAGGGCCGGGAGAAGGACTTCATTATCCTGTCCTGTGTGCGTGCCAACGAGCACCAGGGCATCGGGTTCCTGAATGACCCTCGGCGTCTCAATGTGGCCCTCACCAGAGCGAG ATACGGCGTGATCATCGTGGGAAACCCGAAGGCGCTGTCGAAGCAGCCGCTGTGGAACCACCTGCTGAGCTACTATAAGGAGCAGAAGGCGCTGGTGGAGGGGCCGCTGAACAACCTGCGGGAGAGTCTCATGCAGTTCAGCAAGCCCCGCAAGCTCGTCAACACCGTCAACCCG GGGGCCCGCTTCATGACGACAGCCATGTATGATGCCCGGGAGGCCATCATCCCTGGATCCGTCTATGACCGCAGCAGCCAGG GCCGGCCCTCAAACATGTACTTCCAGACCCACGACCAGATTGGCATGATCAGCGCAGGTCCCAGCCACGTGGCCGCCATGAACATCCCCATTCCCTTCAACCTGGTCATGCCTCCCATGCCGCCACCGGGCTACTTTGGACAGGCCAACGGGCCGGCTGCTG GCCGGGGCACCCCAAAAAGCAAGACTGGCCGTGGAGGCCGCCAGAAGAACCGCTTCGGGCTTCCTGGGCCCAGCCAGACCACCCTTCCCaacagccaggccagccaggacgtGGCCTCGCAGCCCTTCTCGCAGGGGGCCCTCACGCAGGGCTACGTGTCCATGAGCCAGCCCTCCCAGATGAGCCAGCCCGGCCTCTCCCAGCCCGAACTGTCCCAG GACAGCTACCTCGGTGATGAGTTTAAGTCACAGATCGACGTGGCCCTCTCGCAAGACTCCACGTACCAGGGAGAGCGGGCATACCAGCACGGCGGGGTCACCGGGCTGTCCCAGTACTAG
- the Upf1 gene encoding regulator of nonsense transcripts 1 isoform X3: MSVEAYGPSSQTLTFLDTEEAELLGADTQGSEFEFTDFTLPSQTQTPPGGPGGAGGPGGAGAGGAAGQLDAQVGPEGILQNGAVDDSVAKTSQLLAELNFEEDEEDTYYTKDLPVHACSYCGIHDPACVVYCNTSKKWFCNGRGNTSGSHIVNHLVRAKCKEVTLHKDGPLGETVLECYNCGCRNVFLLGFIPAKADSVVVLLCRQPCASQSSLKDINWDSSQWQPLIQDRCFLSWLVKIPSEQEQLRARQITAQQINKLEELWKENPSATLEDLEKPGVDEEPQHVLLRYEDAYQYQNIFGPLVKLEADYDKKLKESQTQDNITVRWDLGLNKKRIAFFTLPKTDSDMRLMQGDEICLRYKGDLAPLWKGIGHVIKVPDNLTQRPDYGDEIAIELRSSVGAPVEVTHNFQVDFVWKSTSFDRMQSALKTFAVDETSVSGYIYHKLLGHEVEDVVIKCQLPKRFTAQGLPDLNHSQVYAVKTVLQRPLSLIQGPPGTGKTVTSATIVYHLARQGNGPVLVCAPSNIAVDQLTEKIHQTGLKVVRLCAKSREAIDSPVSFLALHNQIRNMDSMPELQKLQQLKDETGELSSADEKRYRALKRTAERELLMNADVICCTCVGAGDPRLAKMQFRSILIDESTQATEPECMVPVVLGAKQLILVGDHCQLGPVVMCKKAAKAGLSQSLFERLVVLGIRPIRLQVQYRMHPALSAFPSNIFYEGSLQNGVTAADRVKKGFDFQWPQPDKPMFFYVTQGQEEIASSGTSYLNRTEAANVEKITTKLLKAGAKPDQIGIITPYEGQRSYLVQYMQFSGSLHTKLYQEVEIASVDAFQGREKDFIILSCVRANEHQGIGFLNDPRRLNVALTRARYGVIIVGNPKALSKQPLWNHLLSYYKEQKALVEGPLNNLRESLMQFSKPRKLVNTVNPGARFMTTAMYDAREAIIPGSVYDRSSQGRPSNMYFQTHDQIGMISAGPSHVAAMNIPIPFNLVMPPMPPPGYFGQANGPAAGRGTPKSKTGRGGRQKNRFGLPGPSQTTLPNSQASQDVASQPFSQGALTQGYVSMSQPSQMSQPGLSQPELSQDSYLGDEFKSQIDVALSQDSTYQGERAYQHGGVTGLSQY; this comes from the exons ATGAGCGTGGAGGCGTACGGCCCCAGCTCGCAGACGCTCACCTTCTTGGACACCGAGGAAGCCGAGCTGCTCGGCGCCGACACCCAGGGTTCCGAGTTCGAGTTCACCGACTTCACCCTCCCCAGCCAGACGCAGACGCCCCCCGGCGGCCCCGGAGGCGCGGGAGGCCCGGGCGGAGCGGGCGCAGGCGGCGCGGCGGGCCAGCTCGACGCGCAA GTTGGACCAGAGGGCATCTTGCAGAATGGGGCTGTGGATGACAGTGTGGCCAAGACCAGCCAACTGCTGGCTGAGCTGAACtttgaagaagatgaagaagacacATACTACACCAAGGACCTCCCAGTCCACGCCTGCAG TTACTGTGGAATCCATGATCCTGCCTGCGTGGTTTACTGCAATACCAGCAAGAAGTGGTTCTGCAACGGCCGAGGAAATACTTCTGGCAG CCACATTGTGAATCACCTGGTGAGGGCCAAGTGCAAGGAGGTGACGCTGCACAAGGACGGGCCGCTGGGCGAGACGGTGCTGGAGTGCTACAACTGCGGCTGCCGCAACGTCTTCCTGCTGGGCTTCATCCCTGCCAAGGCCGACTCGGTGGTGGTGCTGCTGTGCAG GCAGCCCTGTGCCAGCCAGAGCAGCCTGAAGGACATCAACTGGGACAGCTCCCAGTGGCAGCCCCTGATCCAGGACCGGTGCTTCCTGTCATGGCTGGTCAAGATTCCCTCGGAGCAGGAGCAGCTTCGGGCACGGCAGATCACGGCACAGCAGATCAACAAGCTGGAGGAGCTGTGGAAG GAAAACCCTTCGGCTACCCTGGAGGACCTGGAGAAGCCAGGTGTGGATGAGGAGCCACAGCACGTGCTCTTGCGGTATGAGGATGCTTACCAGTACCAGAACATCTTCGGGCCCTTGGTCAAGCTAGAGGCTGACTACGACAAGAAGCTGAAGGAGTCACAG ACTCAAGATAACATCACGGTCAGGTGGGACCTGGGCCTTAACAAGAAGAGAATCGCCTTCTTCACTTTGCCCAAGACTGACTCTG ACATGCGGCTCATGCAGGGTGACGAGATCTGTCTGCGGTACAAAGGGGACCTAGCACCCCTGTGGAAGGGGATTGGCCACGTCATCAAGGTCCCTGACA ACTTAACTCAGCGGCCAGATTACGGTGATGAGATTGCCATCGAGCTCCGCAGCAGCGTGGGCGCACCCGTGGAGGTGACCCACAACTTCCAGGTGGATTTCGTGTGGAAGTCGACCTCCTTTGATAG GATGCAAAGTGCGCTGAAGACCTTCGCTGTGGACGAGACTTCTGTGTCAGGATACATCTACCATAAGCTGCTGGGCCACGAGGTGGAGGATGTGGTCATCAAGTGCCAGCTGCCAAAGCGGTTCACAGCTCAGGGGCTCCCCGACCTCAACCACTCTCAG GTGTATGCTGTGAAGACCGTGCTGCAGAGACCACTCAGCCTCATCCAGGGCCCTCCAGGCACAGGCAAGACGGTGACGTCGGCCACTATTGTCTACCACCTTGCTCGGCAGGGTAACGG GCCTGTGCTGGTCTGCGCCCCAAGTAACATCGCTGTGGACCAGCTCACAGAGAAGATCCACCAGACAGGCCTGAAGGTCGTACGTCTCTGTGCCAAGAGCCGCGAGGCCATTGACTCCCCAGTGTCCTTCCTGGCTCTCCACAACCAGATCAGGAACATGGACAG CATGCCCGAGCTGCAGAAGCTGCAGCAGCTGAAGGACGAGACGGGTGAGCTGTCGTCTGCAGACGAGAAGCGGTACCGGGCGCTCAAGCGCACAGCGGAGAGAGAGCTGCTCATG AACGCAGATGTCATCTGCTGCActtgtgtgggtgctggtgacCCAAGACTGGCCAAGATGCAGTTCCGTTCCATCCTCATCGATGAGAGCACACAGGCCACCGAGCCTGAGTGCATGGTGCCCGTAGTCCTTGGGGCCAAGCAG CTGATCCTCGTGGGTGACCACTGTCAGCTGGGACCAGTGGTGATGTGCAAGAAGGCAGCCAAGGCCGGACTGTCACAGTCGCTCTTTGAGCGCCTGGTGGTGCTGGGCATCCGGCCCATCCGCCTGCAGGTGCAGTACCGCATGCACCCCGCCCTCAGCGCCTTCCCGTCCAACATCTTCTACGAGGGCTCACTGCAGAATGGCGTCACTGCAG CGGATCGTGTCAAGAAGGGCTTTGACTTCCAGTGGCCACAGCCTGACAAGCCCATGTTCTTCTACGTGACACAGGGCCAGGAGGAGATTGCCAGCTCGGGCACGTCCTACCTCAACAG GACGGAGGCAGCCAACGTGGAGAAGATAACTACAAAGCTGCTGAAGGCGGGCGCCAAGCCTGACCAGATTGGCATCATCACACCGTACGAGGGCCAGCGCTCTTACCTGGTGCAGTACATGCAGTTCAGTGGCTCCCTGCACACCAAGCTCTACCAG GAAGTGGAGATTGCCAGTGTGGACGCCTTCCAGGGCCGGGAGAAGGACTTCATTATCCTGTCCTGTGTGCGTGCCAACGAGCACCAGGGCATCGGGTTCCTGAATGACCCTCGGCGTCTCAATGTGGCCCTCACCAGAGCGAG ATACGGCGTGATCATCGTGGGAAACCCGAAGGCGCTGTCGAAGCAGCCGCTGTGGAACCACCTGCTGAGCTACTATAAGGAGCAGAAGGCGCTGGTGGAGGGGCCGCTGAACAACCTGCGGGAGAGTCTCATGCAGTTCAGCAAGCCCCGCAAGCTCGTCAACACCGTCAACCCG GGGGCCCGCTTCATGACGACAGCCATGTATGATGCCCGGGAGGCCATCATCCCTGGATCCGTCTATGACCGCAGCAGCCAGG GCCGGCCCTCAAACATGTACTTCCAGACCCACGACCAGATTGGCATGATCAGCGCAGGTCCCAGCCACGTGGCCGCCATGAACATCCCCATTCCCTTCAACCTGGTCATGCCTCCCATGCCGCCACCGGGCTACTTTGGACAGGCCAACGGGCCGGCTGCTG GCCGGGGCACCCCAAAAAGCAAGACTGGCCGTGGAGGCCGCCAGAAGAACCGCTTCGGGCTTCCTGGGCCCAGCCAGACCACCCTTCCCaacagccaggccagccaggacgtGGCCTCGCAGCCCTTCTCGCAGGGGGCCCTCACGCAGGGCTACGTGTCCATGAGCCAGCCCTCCCAGATGAGCCAGCCCGGCCTCTCCCAGCCCGAACTGTCCCAG GACAGCTACCTCGGTGATGAGTTTAAGTCACAGATCGACGTGGCCCTCTCGCAAGACTCCACGTACCAGGGAGAGCGGGCATACCAGCACGGCGGGGTCACCGGGCTGTCCCAGTACTAG